A genomic stretch from Spirochaetota bacterium includes:
- a CDS encoding bifunctional folylpolyglutamate synthase/dihydrofolate synthase: MKSCAQQSSTPCRTRSLNRRTVASPVDRLSALASFERSGGFAQGEYSQDAIRTVLDRVGNPHRDFKSIHVAGTNGKGSVCHMLHAIFSAAGCRTGLYTSPHLERINERIVINGMQISDEALDLRIAEILDAFVGPGAAPTYFDALTAICFRHFSREKIDIAIVETGLGGRLDSTNVIAPCVSIITDISLDHTAVLGNSLPGIAKEKAGIIKAGVPVVSSNSRASVVRVLAQRSRELGAPLHLLGRDFHVRTTGESAPAHIRLDYSGTACTLHDVPVAATGDFQAKNAALAIHAAFLAGSCALPVTEEAIRAGLAGLSIPGRMARLNDSPRILFDPAHNPAAMREVLDALGKRTRNSRLIVVFSVMRDKDHIRMARMIASRAHLVFYFESDDPRGLKAAQLDPGLVSATGAPWRFVGSNDELDRSLHECLARDDVLLFTGSFRLFRTAREISLKLSKHWS, encoded by the coding sequence TTGAAATCATGCGCGCAACAATCATCGACGCCATGCCGCACGCGGTCCCTGAATAGGCGCACCGTGGCCAGCCCTGTCGATCGCTTATCGGCCCTTGCCAGCTTCGAGCGTTCGGGCGGCTTTGCTCAAGGCGAGTACAGCCAGGACGCGATCCGCACGGTTCTCGATCGCGTGGGCAATCCGCACCGGGACTTCAAGTCCATCCATGTCGCGGGCACCAACGGGAAGGGATCCGTGTGCCACATGCTGCACGCCATATTCAGCGCCGCGGGCTGCCGGACCGGGCTGTATACCTCGCCCCACCTCGAGCGGATCAACGAGCGGATAGTCATCAACGGGATGCAGATTTCGGACGAGGCGCTCGACCTTCGCATCGCGGAGATCCTCGATGCGTTTGTGGGCCCGGGGGCCGCGCCCACGTATTTCGACGCGCTCACCGCGATTTGTTTCCGCCATTTCAGCCGCGAGAAAATCGACATCGCGATCGTCGAAACCGGTCTCGGGGGGAGGCTCGATTCGACCAATGTCATCGCACCCTGCGTGTCGATAATTACCGACATATCGCTCGACCATACCGCCGTCCTGGGAAATTCTTTACCGGGCATTGCGAAGGAGAAGGCGGGCATAATCAAGGCGGGCGTTCCGGTTGTCAGCTCCAATTCCCGCGCATCGGTCGTGCGGGTTCTCGCGCAGCGGAGCAGGGAGCTCGGCGCCCCTCTGCATCTTTTAGGAAGGGATTTCCACGTGCGCACGACCGGCGAATCGGCGCCAGCCCATATCCGTCTTGATTATTCCGGTACAGCCTGCACGCTGCACGACGTACCCGTCGCCGCGACCGGCGACTTCCAGGCGAAGAACGCGGCGCTCGCCATTCATGCCGCGTTTCTTGCCGGGTCATGCGCTCTTCCCGTGACGGAGGAAGCGATACGCGCCGGCCTGGCCGGACTTTCAATTCCCGGGCGGATGGCCCGCCTCAACGATTCACCGCGGATCCTGTTCGATCCGGCCCACAATCCCGCGGCCATGCGGGAGGTACTGGATGCGCTGGGGAAAAGAACCCGAAATTCACGGCTTATCGTCGTATTTTCCGTGATGCGCGACAAGGACCACATCCGCATGGCGAGAATGATCGCCTCCAGGGCCCACCTGGTTTTCTATTTCGAGTCGGACGATCCCCGCGGATTGAAGGCGGCACAGCTCGATCCGGGACTCGTTTCCGCGACCGGAGCGCCGTGGCGCTTCGTCGGCTCGAATGATGAATTGGACCGATCCCTGCATGAATGCCTGGCAAGGGACGATGTGCTGCTGTTCACCGGAAGCTTCCGGCTTTTCCGCACGGCCCGAGAAATATCGTTGAAATTATCGAAGCACTGGTCTTGA
- a CDS encoding DNA primase, whose product MGVQVPIKRETIDLIRERAQIQDIVKRYVPTLQKKGRNFLGLCPFHKEKTPSFTVSPDKQIFYCFGCQTGGNVFTFIQKMERLDFPESVRHLGDILGIRIEEEVSARAESGDIEREKKINRIALKHFREILKSDAGSLAREYLERRGLTPQSMEDFSLGYVPDEWDSLYRRLTAMKAPLELAEKLGLLSSKEKEGRVRVYDRFRNRIMFPIFNHKGEVIAFGGRVTDQGEPKYLNSPESELFHKGSVLYGFERAQESIRSLNRAIVVEGYLDVIGCHQAGITNVVAPLGTALTQGHVRFMSRYCHEIIMLFDADSAGIKASLRSLDVAREQNVEVRVAELQSDDPFDFVIKKGPRELMAVIDTARMPVDFLLERAIIAGQGKGRMELLLSLFDILKGVEFESERSGYFHTLAERLKIREDALRADYKKFTAKALRPENSALLKTDRQAGTPAADYLTRSHREMVLLLCRHPELINQAIIDFSPGDIPDPIAREIYRRLAELFEAEESISIDRIIDYFTDGEVKLFLEKHLFVEYNLQNPGAAYTEIYINVKLYQIDQKIDRYVNLIKAGDPARVDSKEYLTELEILRREKEKLSHYVYNKSV is encoded by the coding sequence ATCGGAGTCCAGGTGCCCATTAAACGCGAAACAATCGACCTTATCCGGGAAAGGGCGCAAATCCAGGATATCGTGAAGCGCTACGTGCCGACCCTGCAAAAAAAGGGCCGGAACTTCCTGGGCCTGTGCCCCTTTCACAAGGAAAAAACGCCCTCATTCACGGTTTCCCCCGATAAGCAGATATTCTACTGCTTCGGCTGCCAGACCGGGGGGAATGTCTTCACGTTCATTCAGAAGATGGAGCGGCTCGATTTCCCGGAAAGCGTGCGTCACCTGGGCGACATCCTGGGCATCCGGATAGAGGAAGAGGTATCGGCGCGCGCGGAATCGGGCGATATCGAGCGCGAGAAAAAGATCAACCGGATCGCCCTGAAGCACTTTCGGGAGATATTGAAATCGGACGCCGGAAGCCTCGCGCGCGAATACCTTGAGCGCCGCGGCCTCACGCCGCAGAGCATGGAGGATTTCTCCCTGGGCTACGTTCCGGACGAATGGGACTCGCTGTATCGGCGCCTGACCGCCATGAAGGCCCCCCTGGAACTTGCGGAGAAACTGGGCCTCTTGTCTTCCAAGGAAAAAGAGGGCAGGGTCCGCGTGTACGACAGGTTCCGCAACCGCATAATGTTTCCCATCTTCAACCACAAGGGGGAGGTGATCGCGTTCGGGGGCAGGGTCACGGACCAGGGGGAGCCCAAGTACCTGAATTCACCGGAATCCGAGCTCTTCCATAAGGGGAGCGTCCTGTACGGATTCGAACGGGCCCAGGAGAGCATTCGCTCCCTGAACAGGGCAATCGTGGTGGAGGGATACCTTGACGTCATAGGCTGCCACCAGGCCGGGATCACCAACGTCGTGGCCCCCCTGGGCACCGCGCTCACGCAGGGGCACGTGCGCTTCATGTCGCGGTACTGCCACGAGATCATCATGCTCTTCGACGCGGATTCGGCGGGCATAAAGGCGTCGCTGCGGTCCCTGGATGTCGCCCGGGAACAGAACGTCGAGGTGCGCGTGGCCGAGCTGCAAAGCGACGATCCCTTCGATTTCGTCATTAAAAAGGGCCCCCGCGAGCTCATGGCGGTCATCGATACCGCCCGAATGCCGGTCGATTTCCTCCTGGAAAGGGCGATTATCGCCGGACAGGGGAAGGGACGCATGGAGCTTCTGCTGAGCCTGTTCGATATACTCAAAGGCGTCGAATTCGAGAGCGAACGAAGCGGCTATTTCCACACCCTGGCGGAACGGCTCAAGATAAGGGAAGATGCGCTGCGCGCCGATTATAAAAAATTCACCGCGAAGGCGCTTCGGCCCGAAAATTCCGCGCTGCTCAAGACCGACCGGCAGGCCGGGACGCCCGCCGCCGATTATCTTACGCGCTCCCACAGGGAGATGGTGCTCCTGCTCTGCCGGCATCCCGAGCTCATAAACCAGGCCATAATCGACTTCTCGCCCGGTGATATCCCGGACCCCATCGCGCGGGAGATATACCGCAGGCTGGCCGAATTATTCGAGGCGGAGGAAAGTATTTCAATTGACAGGATCATCGATTATTTCACAGATGGGGAGGTAAAACTTTTTCTGGAAAAACACCTCTTTGTAGAGTATAATTTACAGAATCCCGGTGCCGCGTATACCGAGATATATATAAACGTGAAGCTGTATCAAATCGATCAGAAGATCGACAGATATGTGAACCTGATCAAAGCCGGCGATCCCGCGCGAGTCGACAGCAAGGAATACCTGACCGAACTTGAAATACTGCGCAGAGAGAAGGAAAAACTCTCTCATTATGTCTATAATAAATCCGTTTGA
- the rpoD gene encoding RNA polymerase sigma factor RpoD, giving the protein MSKSELILEKIPEVKKLITMGKSNGEITYDEINDILPDKLLNSDKIDDIFILLNQLGIEVVEESTRKLAPAPVKKKSSTASKKSSGSASEDSSYIDDPIRLYLKEIGKVSLLSGDQEVDLAKRIEEGELLIEDAVIHSSLLINDLIKNFPKVRSGKIKLMDVLRINRLYYFSSVDMKQLEKKYGEKMSAIIGEDKKIVQVQNKMKKLDAESKKYAEFKEKIDGSMKIIVDSVRDLEINENEISKLANKIQSMVARIKDTLDFFSSIERKYRKDLKDLKHYARKVEKGEDVKKIVAEFKMKNKDELVELVKDIRNNERKIRRIEQEAGASADDILRWGKQIDQGQRKIHVAKKELINANLRLVVSIAKKYANRGMHFFDLIQEGNIGLIKAVDKFEYRKGYKFSTYATWWIRQAITRAISDQARTIRVPVHMIEQINKVMRETRLFQQEFGREPTAEELADRLGWPVSKVKGVKNVAREPISLETPVGEEEDSLLGDFIEDKEVDSPANTAAYRLLSEQIHTVLNTLPAREQKVIRMRFGLDDGYSHTLEEVGYVFKVTRERIRQIEAKALRRLRHPTRARKLKDYLDYM; this is encoded by the coding sequence ATGAGCAAGAGCGAACTGATTCTCGAGAAGATCCCGGAAGTGAAGAAGCTGATCACCATGGGCAAGTCCAACGGCGAGATCACCTATGACGAGATCAACGACATTTTACCCGACAAATTGCTCAATTCCGACAAGATTGACGATATTTTCATCCTCCTGAACCAGCTGGGCATCGAGGTGGTCGAAGAATCCACCAGGAAGCTCGCGCCCGCGCCCGTGAAGAAGAAGTCCTCGACGGCTTCCAAGAAATCCTCGGGCTCCGCTTCGGAAGACTCTTCGTATATCGACGATCCCATTCGCCTCTACCTTAAGGAAATCGGGAAGGTATCGCTTCTGTCCGGCGACCAGGAGGTCGACCTTGCAAAGCGGATCGAGGAGGGCGAGCTCCTCATAGAGGACGCGGTGATACACTCGTCCCTGCTCATCAACGACCTCATCAAGAATTTCCCAAAAGTCAGGAGCGGGAAGATCAAGCTCATGGACGTGCTGCGCATCAACCGGCTTTACTATTTTTCGTCCGTCGACATGAAACAGCTCGAGAAGAAGTACGGCGAGAAGATGTCGGCGATCATAGGCGAGGACAAGAAGATCGTCCAGGTCCAGAACAAGATGAAGAAGCTCGACGCGGAGTCCAAGAAGTACGCCGAGTTCAAGGAAAAGATCGACGGGTCCATGAAGATCATCGTCGATTCGGTGCGCGACCTGGAAATCAACGAAAACGAGATCAGCAAGCTCGCGAACAAGATCCAGTCCATGGTGGCCCGGATCAAGGACACCCTCGACTTTTTCTCGTCCATAGAGCGCAAATACCGGAAGGATCTTAAAGACCTGAAGCATTATGCGCGCAAGGTCGAGAAGGGCGAGGACGTCAAGAAGATCGTCGCCGAATTCAAGATGAAGAATAAGGACGAGCTCGTGGAGCTTGTCAAGGATATACGCAACAACGAGCGGAAGATCAGGCGCATCGAGCAGGAGGCCGGGGCATCGGCCGACGATATTCTTAGATGGGGAAAGCAGATCGACCAGGGACAGCGGAAGATCCATGTCGCGAAAAAAGAGCTTATCAACGCCAACCTCCGCCTCGTGGTCTCTATAGCCAAGAAATACGCGAACCGCGGCATGCACTTTTTCGACCTTATCCAGGAAGGCAATATCGGTCTCATAAAAGCCGTGGACAAGTTCGAATACCGGAAGGGGTACAAGTTCTCCACGTACGCCACCTGGTGGATACGGCAGGCCATCACGCGCGCGATTTCCGACCAGGCGCGCACCATCCGCGTTCCCGTGCACATGATCGAGCAGATCAACAAGGTGATGCGCGAAACAAGGCTCTTCCAGCAGGAGTTCGGGCGTGAGCCCACCGCCGAAGAGCTTGCCGACAGGCTGGGCTGGCCGGTGAGCAAGGTCAAGGGCGTGAAGAACGTCGCGCGCGAACCCATCTCCCTGGAAACGCCGGTGGGCGAGGAAGAGGATTCGCTGCTAGGCGATTTCATCGAGGACAAGGAAGTCGATTCGCCCGCGAACACGGCGGCGTACCGGCTTTTGTCCGAGCAGATTCACACGGTATTGAATACCCTGCCCGCACGGGAGCAGAAGGTCATCCGGATGAGGTTTGGCCTGGACGACGGATACTCGCACACGCTCGAAGAGGTGGGCTACGTCTTCAAGGTCACCCGCGAAAGGATACGCCAGATCGAGGCGAAGGCGCTGCGGCGGCTGCGGCACCCCACCAGGGCGCGCAAGCTTAAGGATTACCTGGATTACATGTAG
- a CDS encoding NAD(P)H-dependent glycerol-3-phosphate dehydrogenase — translation MEDFRKYQEEAVSVLGAGSWGTTIAMVIAEANPHLSVKLWAYEKQVVRSISSAGVNAMYLPGVRLPHNVMATGNIRDCVFGCKNIILAVPSKAISETCARISKIVDPDARFGYISKGFCKVQGRVLTISETIENAIPQVRGRIVAISGPSHAEEVSRKFHTCLSVASESAEARDTFMGLLECPYLHCRGSADVKGVELGGTLKNPAAIAAGMISALPACGDNLAGALIAESLKEIIRIGRIMGAQEETLLDISGLGDLVTTALSAHSRNRRFGYEIAQRIMTKGNTLGLFDRLMLRLRPGSVLAKMGEKLDYLAEGAYAIEPLIEIAAAHGIALPVYRSLYEILLNKKEPSLLIETIKDPRRFEEIYLSTKIQVKERKRGLEHTSGIHFREMILSSFEERYRRSEPLRAEIARFVDSLITPGEDGVPRSGYARDASAGEFALLQDARKSAAAARTLCDRYLAGIVDNYSPLVRLAFAGLVQAGALLGIGKSAGNRKILCTPTDYLRKEGTPLFIIAGAGLADPLSAAVALGNEWNTMPRFPVYLDAAGGFLKKALIHRSGGYTIDRSRLVNPLYRELLYAYAGVMLVNGVSMVVPAGEDAPVGDQFARGLIAAVGEMARNASARVCIVPVHIRQGYGLMLECGRIQQAFEMTGTPADDALAGLVLSDLGVSQE, via the coding sequence ATGGAAGATTTCAGGAAGTACCAGGAAGAAGCAGTCTCCGTGCTCGGGGCGGGCTCCTGGGGTACGACTATCGCCATGGTCATTGCCGAGGCGAACCCCCATCTTTCGGTCAAGCTCTGGGCCTACGAAAAGCAGGTCGTCCGTTCGATCTCATCGGCGGGCGTCAACGCGATGTACCTGCCGGGGGTCAGACTGCCGCACAACGTGATGGCTACGGGCAACATCAGGGACTGTGTTTTCGGATGCAAAAATATAATACTGGCGGTTCCCTCGAAGGCGATCTCTGAAACCTGCGCACGGATATCCAAAATCGTGGACCCGGACGCGCGCTTCGGCTATATCTCGAAGGGCTTCTGCAAGGTCCAGGGGCGGGTGCTCACGATTTCGGAAACCATTGAAAATGCCATACCCCAGGTCCGCGGGCGCATCGTCGCCATTTCCGGGCCCAGCCATGCGGAGGAGGTATCCAGGAAATTTCACACCTGCCTTTCCGTCGCCTCCGAATCGGCCGAGGCGCGGGATACCTTCATGGGCCTGCTGGAGTGCCCGTACCTTCACTGCCGGGGAAGCGCCGACGTGAAGGGGGTGGAACTGGGCGGCACGCTGAAAAACCCGGCAGCCATCGCGGCCGGGATGATTTCGGCGCTTCCCGCGTGCGGCGACAACCTGGCGGGAGCGCTCATCGCCGAATCGCTCAAGGAGATCATACGGATCGGGAGAATCATGGGGGCGCAGGAAGAGACCCTGCTCGACATCTCGGGGCTGGGCGACCTGGTGACCACCGCCCTGAGCGCGCACAGCAGGAACCGGAGATTCGGGTATGAAATCGCGCAGAGGATAATGACGAAGGGGAACACGCTGGGATTATTCGACCGGCTGATGCTGCGGCTTCGTCCCGGCTCGGTGCTTGCAAAAATGGGAGAGAAGCTCGATTACCTGGCGGAGGGGGCCTACGCGATCGAGCCGCTCATCGAGATCGCGGCCGCGCACGGTATCGCGCTTCCGGTGTATCGGTCCCTGTACGAGATACTTCTCAACAAGAAGGAACCGTCCCTCCTTATCGAGACGATCAAGGACCCGCGCAGGTTCGAGGAGATTTACCTGTCCACGAAAATCCAGGTCAAGGAGCGCAAAAGGGGGCTGGAGCACACGAGCGGCATCCATTTCAGGGAAATGATCCTTTCCTCGTTCGAGGAGCGGTATCGGCGCAGCGAGCCCCTCCGTGCCGAAATAGCGCGCTTCGTCGATTCGCTTATCACCCCGGGTGAGGACGGCGTTCCCCGCTCCGGCTACGCGCGCGACGCGTCGGCGGGAGAGTTCGCGCTTCTTCAAGACGCGCGAAAATCCGCGGCGGCGGCGCGCACGCTGTGCGATCGATACCTCGCCGGTATCGTCGACAATTATTCCCCGCTGGTCAGGCTCGCATTCGCGGGGCTGGTTCAGGCGGGCGCGCTGCTGGGAATCGGGAAATCCGCAGGAAACCGGAAGATTCTGTGCACGCCGACCGACTACCTGCGGAAAGAGGGCACGCCGCTTTTCATTATCGCGGGTGCCGGATTGGCCGATCCCCTCTCTGCTGCCGTCGCGCTGGGCAATGAATGGAATACGATGCCGAGATTTCCCGTGTACCTTGATGCGGCAGGGGGCTTCCTGAAAAAAGCGCTCATTCACCGGTCGGGGGGATACACCATCGACCGGTCCAGGCTCGTGAATCCCCTCTACCGGGAGCTGTTGTACGCGTATGCCGGGGTCATGCTCGTGAACGGGGTGTCCATGGTCGTGCCCGCGGGCGAAGACGCGCCGGTGGGCGATCAATTCGCCAGGGGGCTCATCGCGGCCGTGGGAGAAATGGCGCGCAACGCGTCGGCGCGGGTATGCATCGTGCCGGTTCATATCCGGCAGGGGTACGGACTCATGCTGGAATGCGGCAGGATTCAACAGGCCTTCGAGATGACCGGCACTCCGGCGGACGATGCACTCGCCGGTCTGGTCCTTTCCGATCTTGGAGTTTCACAGGAGTAG
- a CDS encoding GatB/YqeY domain-containing protein encodes MSEVVMSILETIDRDLKDSLRAKEEVKLGTLRMLKSDIMYEKTRGTEDLSDEKVIEVLMRSAKKRKEAIHEYTKAGRKDLADKEAAELVIIELYLPTQMSEQELSQAIDAKLKALGEVSKKDFGKVMSTLMKDLKGQADGAMVKKLLSQKMESL; translated from the coding sequence GTGAGCGAGGTTGTAATGTCCATACTCGAAACAATTGACCGCGATCTCAAGGATTCCCTCCGCGCGAAGGAAGAAGTAAAGCTGGGGACGCTCAGGATGCTCAAGTCCGATATCATGTATGAAAAAACCAGGGGGACGGAGGATCTGAGCGACGAAAAGGTGATCGAAGTGCTCATGCGCTCCGCGAAGAAGCGGAAAGAGGCCATACATGAGTACACCAAGGCCGGCAGAAAAGACCTCGCCGACAAGGAAGCCGCCGAGCTGGTCATTATCGAGCTTTACCTGCCCACACAAATGAGCGAACAGGAGCTCTCCCAGGCGATAGATGCCAAATTGAAAGCCCTTGGTGAGGTCAGCAAAAAGGACTTCGGGAAGGTAATGAGCACGCTCATGAAAGACCTGAAGGGACAGGCGGACGGGGCCATGGTAAAAAAACTCCTTTCCCAGAAGATGGAGAGCCTCTGA